A genomic segment from Pseudomonas sp. M30-35 encodes:
- a CDS encoding alpha/beta fold hydrolase — translation MRHRTVFACGQAVQFFWGGALALNELKSLYAPANSGSEFVELVGFNVHYRDEGDRKLPVIMLHGVVASLHTWDDWLPEFSQDYRVIRFDLPGFGLTGPSVDGIYTIERMLKVVSLLMDHLGVAKASFAGNSLGGYVAWNFALSQPERVEKLVLIDPAGYTMKKMPWMIAASGLPGSTVLMPIWMPRALIAQGVKDVYGDQRRIKPNVIERYYRLSRRPGNRKAMMQIFRQLVLINRTQLHQTPAAVARLRVPALLLWGESDRWISPAHVQLWQRDLPGIQVKTYPGVGHLPMEEIPWKSAADALQFMLARDSLEFSTPSVAANDG, via the coding sequence ATCCGACACCGCACTGTTTTCGCGTGTGGCCAAGCTGTTCAGTTCTTTTGGGGGGGGGCGTTGGCCCTGAATGAGCTGAAATCGCTCTATGCGCCGGCGAATAGTGGCTCTGAGTTTGTTGAGCTGGTGGGTTTTAACGTGCACTACCGCGATGAAGGTGACCGCAAGCTACCAGTAATAATGCTTCACGGTGTTGTTGCATCGCTGCATACATGGGATGACTGGCTTCCGGAATTTAGCCAGGATTACCGGGTGATCCGCTTTGACCTTCCCGGTTTTGGTTTGACTGGGCCAAGCGTGGATGGCATTTATACGATTGAGCGGATGCTCAAAGTCGTAAGTCTGTTGATGGATCACCTCGGCGTGGCGAAGGCCAGTTTTGCTGGCAATTCACTGGGCGGATATGTGGCATGGAACTTCGCTTTGAGCCAACCTGAACGCGTCGAGAAACTCGTGTTGATCGACCCTGCGGGCTACACCATGAAAAAAATGCCATGGATGATCGCCGCGTCTGGGTTGCCGGGCTCTACGGTATTGATGCCGATCTGGATGCCTCGAGCACTGATCGCTCAAGGTGTAAAAGATGTTTACGGTGATCAGCGGAGAATTAAGCCGAATGTGATTGAACGCTACTATCGGCTGAGCCGGCGCCCCGGAAACCGTAAGGCCATGATGCAGATTTTCCGGCAACTGGTGTTGATCAACCGTACCCAGCTGCATCAAACTCCGGCAGCAGTCGCCAGGCTTAGAGTGCCTGCCTTGTTGTTATGGGGGGAGTCCGACCGTTGGATTTCGCCTGCGCATGTGCAGTTATGGCAGCGTGACTTGCCGGGTATTCAAGTCAAAACCTATCCGGGCGTTGGGCATCTACCTATGGAGGAGATTCCCTGGAAAAGTGCCGCCGATGCTTTGCAGTTTATGCTGGCACGTGACTCACTCGAATTCTCCACTCCATCCGTTGCCGCTAATGACGGATGA
- a CDS encoding transporter substrate-binding domain-containing protein codes for MIHILRILFLILLCLGAFTNAHASETAANLTHLTLLGQSQSALHRTQLSDDDWDWLRKKETLVIGTFGTDYPPFRLGSDSNEFTGITADIISLISSELSVKFKAHLYKDRHEAVDALKNGDIDMLTSLASIEDDSDLLESEPYINSTPVLVQPTGDSWEGSEGALAGNKVAYNLLDMSHVQAENLAPGAILTPFSSNLEAFSSVAFGLQDVVLSDVVSANYLVNTYYANELKVTNAFWGAHSNGSRFVLRHNNERLLSILNNVIRTGISDEQRKSILKRWSGGGLSSVETPELTTLQRRWIDAHPILRVAVAESFPPYSYFGSDDSYYGLTADILALIQTQTNLEVVVTRFAKINDMFDALADGEVDMVADISPTEQRSDRMAFSRTYMSAPYALVTMANQQSIVSPEQMRNKRIAIAKGHALIPYVREHYPNIELVETLDTSDAFAMVAAGDAEATIQPLFVARYYITRLYKDQLRISTTIAKPLSASSFALRREDRQLQAIINSALMEISPDEYSVLINRWRTRVVLSPPSWRSYRQLIYQAITVAVIILVVFLGWNFYLRNQIRKRQVAERELSEQIQFMELLINGTPHPIYVRDIDMCVRICNDSYLEALGASREDIINHSDLEHFSAEDAEDIKRDHHRVIVEREPVIIDRMVTINGQLKVIYHWKLPYLDRNGVVRGIIGGWVDISDRRALLEQLRAAKDQADAANRTKTTFLATMSHEIRTPLNAVIGMLELSLKRKTNAPPDHASLEVAYNSARGLLELIGDILDVAQIESGHLSINPERADLRQIAEGVVRVFEGLARQKSLELKLELEGALEEQVLLDPLRFRQVLSNLISNAIKFTTQGHVLLKLVGTSLDNDYVQLSAEVSDTGIGIAKKDQETLFQPFVQVNETSGGSGLGLMICQNIVEMMGGTLHLESQEGMGTRITVELKLLCLEAAQKSNEIATPDQKPKQALPKLKVLVVDDHPANRMLLAQQMAFLGQQIECATDGRSAFTLWQTQYFDLVITDCNMPVMDGYTLSRAIRSKEKTRGGKACTILGFTANAQPEMLQRCIDAGMNGCLFKPVELDDLAHALSALEQPESVSSSAPSDVFDQEALERITGGNKTVSMKLLDQMKISIAEDLSNLEPLLATGDLVALTELAHRIKGAAKIIKASELVTCCQALEGACAAQDTTQAIEKAQRMKRALQTLASALEHTIDLDGTA; via the coding sequence ATGATCCATATTCTGCGTATCCTTTTCCTGATTCTTTTATGTTTGGGTGCATTTACTAATGCTCATGCAAGCGAAACGGCAGCAAACCTCACACATCTAACGCTGTTGGGACAATCTCAGTCAGCTCTGCATCGCACACAGTTAAGCGATGACGACTGGGATTGGCTACGCAAGAAAGAAACATTAGTCATAGGTACGTTTGGCACAGACTACCCTCCATTCAGGCTCGGTAGCGATAGCAACGAGTTCACAGGTATAACGGCAGATATCATCTCGCTCATCAGCAGCGAGCTAAGTGTAAAGTTTAAGGCCCATCTCTATAAAGATCGCCATGAGGCAGTTGATGCCCTCAAGAACGGCGATATAGACATGCTCACCTCATTAGCATCGATTGAAGATGATAGCGACCTACTAGAAAGTGAGCCCTACATTAATTCGACACCTGTCTTAGTCCAGCCTACGGGAGACAGCTGGGAGGGGTCGGAAGGAGCATTGGCCGGAAACAAGGTTGCTTACAACCTTTTGGACATGAGTCATGTACAAGCTGAAAACTTGGCCCCGGGGGCAATACTCACACCATTTTCAAGCAACCTAGAGGCATTTTCATCGGTCGCATTTGGTTTGCAGGACGTTGTGTTAAGCGATGTTGTTTCCGCCAATTACTTGGTCAACACCTACTACGCAAACGAATTGAAAGTAACCAATGCATTCTGGGGCGCTCATTCCAATGGCTCACGGTTTGTATTACGCCACAATAATGAGCGGTTACTGAGCATTCTCAATAATGTAATCCGTACTGGTATTTCAGATGAGCAACGCAAGAGCATCCTAAAGCGCTGGAGCGGAGGCGGCCTTTCCAGCGTCGAGACCCCCGAGTTAACCACGCTGCAGAGACGCTGGATTGATGCGCATCCTATACTGCGTGTTGCAGTAGCTGAAAGTTTTCCGCCGTACTCATATTTTGGCAGTGACGACAGCTACTACGGGCTCACTGCCGACATACTCGCGCTGATTCAGACACAAACCAACCTAGAGGTAGTAGTCACTCGATTTGCCAAGATCAATGACATGTTCGACGCCTTGGCCGATGGAGAGGTCGATATGGTTGCCGATATTTCGCCGACGGAACAGCGCAGTGACCGGATGGCATTCAGTCGGACCTATATGTCAGCGCCCTATGCACTTGTCACCATGGCGAACCAACAAAGCATCGTATCCCCAGAGCAAATGCGTAATAAGCGTATTGCAATCGCTAAGGGACATGCATTGATACCCTACGTACGCGAGCACTATCCAAACATCGAACTGGTCGAAACGCTCGACACATCAGATGCTTTCGCAATGGTCGCGGCTGGTGACGCGGAGGCAACCATCCAACCATTGTTCGTTGCCCGCTACTACATCACACGTCTCTATAAAGATCAGTTGCGCATTAGCACGACGATTGCCAAGCCATTATCAGCCTCATCCTTTGCGCTACGCCGCGAAGACCGTCAACTACAAGCGATTATCAACAGCGCGTTGATGGAGATATCGCCTGACGAATACAGCGTCCTGATCAATCGCTGGCGTACTCGCGTGGTACTGTCACCACCCTCCTGGCGCAGTTACAGGCAGTTGATCTACCAAGCAATAACAGTCGCGGTAATAATACTGGTGGTCTTTCTCGGTTGGAATTTCTACCTTCGTAACCAGATACGCAAGCGACAAGTAGCTGAACGCGAACTTAGCGAGCAGATACAGTTCATGGAGTTGCTAATCAACGGCACGCCGCACCCAATCTATGTTCGAGATATCGACATGTGTGTGCGCATATGCAATGACAGCTATCTGGAAGCGCTGGGGGCATCCAGAGAAGACATCATCAACCATTCCGACCTCGAGCATTTTTCAGCCGAAGATGCTGAGGATATCAAGCGGGATCACCATCGAGTAATTGTTGAGCGAGAGCCGGTCATTATCGACCGCATGGTCACTATTAATGGCCAGCTTAAAGTTATTTATCACTGGAAACTACCCTATCTCGACCGCAACGGCGTAGTGCGTGGGATCATCGGCGGCTGGGTAGATATCAGTGACCGACGAGCCTTGCTTGAGCAGCTACGAGCCGCCAAAGACCAAGCTGATGCGGCGAACCGAACCAAAACCACGTTCTTGGCTACCATGAGCCATGAGATCCGCACGCCACTCAATGCTGTGATTGGCATGCTTGAACTTTCCCTAAAACGCAAAACAAATGCCCCGCCGGATCACGCATCACTCGAGGTGGCTTATAACTCAGCCCGCGGGTTGCTGGAACTGATTGGCGACATTCTGGATGTAGCCCAAATCGAGTCTGGACATCTGAGTATTAACCCGGAACGAGCTGATCTTAGGCAAATAGCTGAAGGTGTGGTTAGGGTCTTCGAAGGGTTGGCAAGACAAAAGTCACTGGAGTTAAAGCTCGAACTTGAAGGGGCACTCGAAGAACAGGTATTACTTGACCCACTGCGCTTCAGACAGGTGCTATCAAACTTGATCAGTAACGCAATCAAGTTCACCACGCAGGGACATGTTTTACTCAAGTTAGTCGGCACCTCTCTAGATAATGATTATGTGCAGTTAAGCGCTGAGGTGTCCGATACAGGGATTGGTATCGCTAAGAAAGATCAGGAAACCCTGTTCCAACCTTTCGTTCAAGTGAATGAAACTTCAGGCGGTAGCGGCTTGGGGTTAATGATTTGTCAAAATATTGTCGAAATGATGGGGGGCACCCTCCACTTAGAAAGCCAAGAGGGTATGGGAACTCGTATCACCGTCGAGCTAAAACTGTTGTGCTTAGAGGCTGCGCAGAAAAGCAATGAAATAGCCACCCCGGATCAAAAACCCAAACAAGCACTGCCAAAACTAAAGGTTCTAGTCGTTGATGACCATCCGGCCAACCGCATGCTCTTGGCCCAACAAATGGCGTTCCTGGGCCAGCAAATTGAATGCGCAACGGATGGTAGGAGTGCCTTTACGCTTTGGCAAACACAATATTTTGACCTCGTTATTACCGACTGCAACATGCCAGTTATGGACGGCTACACGCTAAGCCGGGCGATACGAAGCAAAGAGAAAACGCGAGGAGGCAAAGCCTGCACAATCCTTGGGTTCACTGCCAATGCGCAACCTGAAATGCTTCAGCGCTGCATAGACGCTGGTATGAATGGCTGCCTATTCAAGCCGGTCGAACTTGATGACTTGGCGCATGCCCTTAGCGCGCTTGAGCAACCAGAATCTGTGAGTTCCTCCGCACCCTCCGATGTGTTTGATCAAGAGGCGCTCGAACGGATTACTGGAGGTAACAAGACCGTCAGCATGAAACTGCTCGATCAAATGAAAATAAGTATCGCAGAAGATCTTTCCAACCTTGAGCCCTTGCTCGCGACAGGGGATCTAGTAGCACTTACTGAACTCGCGCATCGCATCAAGGGTGCTGCGAAAATTATTAAGGCCTCTGAACTAGTCACCTGTTGCCAAGCTTTGGAGGGCGCTTGTGCAGCACAAGATACAACACAAGCCATAGAAAAAGCGCAACGCATGAAGCGCGCCCTACAAACGCTTGCCAGCGCCCTTGAACACACTATTGATCTTGATGGCACTGCTTGA
- a CDS encoding LuxR C-terminal-related transcriptional regulator — translation MTDLSSLPGSSRITAQGELRFYRPPLPEGHISRSRLCLRLERGLQGRLVLVSAPAGFGKSSLAIEFCEHLPSNWQNLWLGLSERDSDPGKFLERLLLGLQQHYPNVGDEALGLLRMRQRHQPFAFEEWLDALLDDLTRVLDPRQPLLLVLDDYHLAQGAVLDRCLQFLLNHLPSGMLLLVTSRQRPDWHLARLRLSQQLLELNEQDLRLTQDEISQLLSRQGASLPAEALAELCVRSEGWIAGLRLWLLAATDAGQLTDLHHVMAVPHGAQGLIREYLLEEVIERQPADVQTFLYDTARMDRFCAELCDVIRDSRDSASILDYLQTHQVFLVPLDEQGKWFRYHHLFSDLLRARPLQSSEINVAHMHLRACRWFSSQGLLDEAIEQALQAGQPDVAANLVQSLSEEQLLAEQNVSALLRWKMDLPDHLLSSTSRLILLYSWALALACQLDAAEELAAQLSRFLPAPSDQQQRELVAQWLAISGVIARGRGDSSRAIEFCTDALAGLSHERYGPRLTCLSILANLAIVQGDLWRARGLNRDALELAQRIANPLFEALAYYDRARVLQARGEISRALAETRQGLELLRDVPAHRFYAARARLKLYEGTLLSLSLQPKQAASHLRAGIKESRACRDINVLIGYCVLASQEGREGRLSEAFALLSDAERLMHIWDVPAVYYLAMITLIKCELWLRQGQVELAEAWLERLDETYGVGQAATAPEYHPQLALHIDFHLAVLERIKGRVTEAERRLKALIQRAKTTGGQFIGSFAEVQLTLLVLHSGREQEAQQHLNNALEMATGGGLLQFDELLVHKPKWLREQLMARTSNPVNEALLALLPALDPRPEMTHECLSLIDALSSREQAVLELIAKGCSNQEISERLFISLHTVKTHARHINSKLGVERRTQAVARANSLGLL, via the coding sequence ATGACCGATTTATCTAGCCTGCCGGGCTCATCTCGCATCACCGCCCAAGGGGAATTACGTTTTTACAGGCCGCCGCTGCCTGAAGGGCATATTTCCCGGTCACGCCTGTGTCTACGTCTAGAGCGCGGCCTGCAAGGCCGGTTGGTGTTGGTGTCTGCACCTGCCGGTTTCGGTAAAAGCTCTTTGGCGATTGAGTTTTGTGAGCATTTGCCGAGTAACTGGCAAAACCTATGGCTGGGTTTGAGCGAACGCGACAGTGATCCGGGTAAGTTCCTGGAGCGTCTGTTGCTGGGACTTCAACAACATTACCCGAATGTCGGGGATGAGGCGCTGGGGTTATTGAGGATGCGTCAACGCCATCAGCCCTTTGCATTTGAAGAGTGGCTGGATGCGCTCCTTGATGACCTGACCCGTGTATTGGATCCGCGCCAACCGTTGTTGCTGGTGCTGGATGATTATCATCTGGCTCAGGGCGCAGTCCTTGACCGCTGCCTGCAGTTTCTTCTGAATCATCTGCCAAGTGGGATGCTGCTCTTGGTGACGAGTCGTCAGCGTCCCGATTGGCATCTTGCACGGCTGCGCTTATCTCAGCAGTTGTTGGAGCTAAACGAGCAGGATCTGCGCCTGACGCAAGACGAAATCAGCCAGTTGCTGAGTCGACAGGGTGCGAGTTTGCCCGCGGAAGCATTGGCTGAGTTGTGCGTGCGCAGTGAAGGCTGGATTGCCGGACTGCGCTTGTGGCTGCTGGCGGCAACTGATGCCGGACAATTGACGGACCTGCATCATGTGATGGCAGTGCCACATGGTGCGCAAGGACTGATTCGTGAGTACTTGCTTGAAGAGGTCATTGAGCGTCAGCCCGCCGACGTTCAGACATTTTTGTATGACACCGCGAGAATGGATCGCTTCTGCGCTGAACTGTGCGATGTGATTCGTGATAGTCGCGACAGCGCGAGTATTTTGGACTACTTGCAGACGCACCAGGTATTTCTCGTCCCGTTGGATGAGCAGGGTAAATGGTTTCGCTATCATCACCTGTTTTCCGATTTATTGCGGGCCCGTCCCCTGCAAAGCTCGGAGATAAATGTTGCTCACATGCATTTACGTGCCTGTCGTTGGTTCAGCTCTCAAGGCCTTCTTGATGAAGCAATCGAACAGGCCCTGCAGGCAGGACAGCCGGACGTTGCCGCCAATCTAGTGCAGAGCCTTTCAGAAGAGCAGTTATTGGCGGAGCAAAATGTTTCGGCATTATTACGTTGGAAAATGGATCTACCGGATCATTTGCTAAGCAGTACTTCCAGGCTGATCTTGCTGTATAGCTGGGCATTGGCTTTAGCCTGTCAGCTTGACGCCGCTGAAGAGCTTGCCGCGCAGCTCAGTCGTTTTCTGCCTGCACCATCTGATCAACAGCAACGAGAATTAGTCGCGCAATGGCTAGCGATTAGTGGCGTGATTGCGCGGGGGCGCGGCGATAGCTCGCGAGCCATCGAGTTCTGTACAGACGCATTGGCCGGGTTGTCTCACGAACGTTATGGTCCGCGACTGACCTGCTTGTCGATATTGGCGAACCTGGCAATTGTGCAAGGCGATCTATGGCGAGCACGCGGGCTTAATCGCGACGCATTGGAGCTTGCCCAGCGTATTGCCAATCCGCTGTTTGAGGCGCTCGCTTATTACGACCGTGCTCGAGTGCTGCAAGCACGCGGTGAGATTTCGCGCGCGTTGGCAGAAACGCGCCAAGGTTTGGAGTTGCTACGTGATGTCCCGGCCCACCGCTTTTATGCGGCTCGCGCCAGACTCAAACTGTATGAGGGCACCTTACTTTCTCTAAGTTTGCAGCCTAAACAAGCGGCTTCTCATTTGCGCGCGGGTATCAAAGAGTCGCGTGCATGTCGCGACATTAATGTGTTGATCGGTTATTGCGTTTTAGCCAGTCAAGAAGGCCGAGAAGGGCGCTTGTCCGAGGCTTTCGCCTTGCTCAGTGATGCAGAACGACTGATGCACATCTGGGATGTGCCTGCTGTTTATTATCTTGCGATGATTACGCTAATCAAATGTGAGCTGTGGTTACGCCAAGGTCAGGTCGAGCTTGCTGAGGCTTGGCTTGAGCGGTTGGATGAAACCTATGGCGTTGGACAGGCTGCAACAGCACCTGAATACCATCCACAGTTGGCGTTGCACATCGACTTCCATTTAGCGGTGCTTGAGCGGATTAAAGGGCGTGTCACCGAAGCCGAGCGACGATTAAAAGCGCTGATTCAGCGGGCAAAAACAACGGGTGGACAGTTTATTGGTTCGTTTGCAGAAGTGCAGTTGACTTTACTTGTGCTCCATTCTGGCCGAGAGCAAGAGGCGCAGCAGCACCTCAATAATGCGCTGGAGATGGCTACAGGAGGCGGCTTGCTACAGTTTGATGAGCTCCTGGTGCATAAACCGAAGTGGTTACGTGAGCAGCTTATGGCGCGTACTAGTAACCCAGTAAATGAAGCGTTACTGGCGCTGTTACCGGCGCTTGATCCACGGCCCGAAATGACGCACGAGTGTCTGAGTCTCATCGATGCCTTGAGTAGTAGGGAGCAAGCCGTACTTGAGTTGATTGCCAAGGGCTGTTCAAACCAGGAAATCAGCGAGCGGTTATTTATTTCGCTGCATACCGTTAAAACCCATGCTCGGCATATCAACAGCAAGCTAGGGGTTGAGCGGCGAACCCAAGCGGTCGCGCGGGCTAATAGTTTGGGGCTGCTCTGA
- a CDS encoding DUF1329 domain-containing protein, translating into MKTTRSLLQTSAIVFALSSISTSVLAAVSAEEAAKLGTSLTPLGAEMAGNAAGTIPAWTGGLPANAGTVDSGGFLSNPFAGEKPLFTITAENMDQYKANLTPGQIAMFKRYPTTYRMPVYTTHRTASVPAKIIEATKKNALNTKLIEGGNGMENFDTANPFPIPKDGLEVIWNHITRYRGGSIKRVVAQATPQPNGSYSMVYFQDEFTFRNSLTDYDPSKESNVLFYFKQRVTAPSRLAGNVLLVHETLNQVKEPRLAWLYNAGQRRVRRAPQVSYDGPGTAADGLRTSDNFDLYNGAPDRYDWKLVGKEEKYIPYNSYDLDSPKLKYDEIIKPGHINQDLTRYELHRVWHVTATLKKGERHIYAKRDFFIDEDTWQAAAIDHYDGRGTLWRVAEAHSQYYYNYQVPWYTLETLYDLLSGRYLALGMKNEEKQAYDFNFKATESDFTPAALRQAGVR; encoded by the coding sequence ATGAAAACAACAAGAAGTCTGTTACAAACGAGTGCAATAGTTTTTGCCTTGAGTTCGATTTCAACCAGCGTACTTGCTGCCGTTTCCGCCGAAGAAGCAGCAAAGCTGGGAACCAGCTTGACTCCTCTCGGTGCTGAAATGGCTGGGAACGCTGCTGGAACTATCCCAGCTTGGACCGGAGGCCTGCCAGCCAACGCAGGTACGGTTGACTCTGGCGGGTTTCTGTCCAACCCGTTCGCCGGTGAAAAGCCGTTGTTCACCATCACTGCCGAAAATATGGATCAGTACAAAGCTAATCTGACACCGGGTCAGATTGCGATGTTCAAGCGTTATCCGACTACCTACAGGATGCCGGTTTACACCACGCATCGTACGGCAAGCGTGCCCGCCAAGATTATCGAGGCGACCAAGAAAAATGCGCTCAACACCAAGTTGATTGAGGGCGGCAACGGTATGGAAAACTTCGATACCGCCAACCCGTTCCCAATCCCCAAGGATGGCCTGGAAGTTATTTGGAACCACATCACTCGCTACCGCGGAGGCAGCATTAAGCGGGTCGTGGCGCAAGCTACGCCGCAGCCGAACGGCTCTTACTCAATGGTTTACTTCCAGGATGAGTTTACCTTTCGTAACTCGCTGACTGACTACGATCCAAGCAAAGAAAGCAACGTGCTGTTTTACTTCAAACAGCGGGTAACTGCGCCTTCGCGTTTGGCAGGTAACGTACTGCTGGTTCACGAAACCCTTAACCAAGTAAAAGAGCCGCGTTTGGCTTGGCTCTACAATGCCGGTCAACGTCGTGTGCGTCGTGCTCCACAGGTGTCGTATGACGGTCCAGGTACCGCTGCCGATGGCCTGCGCACTTCGGACAACTTCGACTTGTATAACGGCGCGCCAGATCGTTATGACTGGAAGTTAGTGGGTAAGGAAGAGAAGTACATCCCTTACAACAGCTATGACCTTGATTCGCCTAAGCTGAAGTATGACGAGATCATCAAGCCGGGCCACATCAATCAAGACCTGACCCGTTACGAGCTGCACCGCGTATGGCACGTGACCGCAACCCTGAAAAAAGGCGAGCGTCATATCTACGCCAAGCGTGACTTCTTTATCGATGAAGATACCTGGCAAGCTGCAGCGATCGATCATTACGACGGCCGTGGCACTCTATGGCGTGTAGCGGAAGCTCACTCGCAGTACTACTACAACTACCAGGTGCCTTGGTACACCCTGGAAACCCTTTATGACCTGTTGTCCGGACGTTACTTGGCACTGGGTATGAAGAACGAGGAGAAACAAGCCTACGACTTCAACTTCAAAGCCACCGAGAGTGATTTCACCCCAGCGGCGCTGCGCCAGGCTGGCGTACGCTAA
- a CDS encoding AraC family transcriptional regulator, translated as MTSILNFNAELVPVAYAEALLELLEELDVSREQVYAGANVRPQVLDSPQGRLSFVDFNLLALSALRLSNEPALGLLLGRRLNVSTHGILGYAVLSSANLDKAIQFALKYYRVLGISFELERVELAHRVELRASESMPLGDLNRFAAEGLFASLFTIAGFLVGEQLRDVEVGFTYAEPDYADRYEQVFGVAAKFEQPYLYLSIPKLYLEKPMALANPATVQMCEQQCEALLSTLDIQDGLLIRVRRLLLARPGDFPDLASAAKALHTSGRTLRRHLSSMGTSYQEVLDDVRRSLALQYLTTTHLPLYEIAYLLGFNDPSNFRRAFKKWTGRPPSAYR; from the coding sequence ATGACGTCGATCTTGAATTTCAACGCAGAACTGGTGCCGGTTGCCTATGCCGAGGCTCTTCTCGAGTTGTTGGAGGAGCTGGATGTGAGCCGCGAGCAGGTTTATGCGGGCGCAAATGTTCGCCCACAAGTGCTGGATAGCCCACAGGGGCGACTGTCATTTGTGGATTTTAACTTGCTCGCACTCAGCGCATTACGCCTGAGCAACGAGCCGGCATTAGGCCTGTTGTTGGGCCGCAGGCTGAATGTGTCGACCCACGGCATTCTTGGTTATGCGGTGCTTTCAAGCGCCAACCTCGATAAGGCGATTCAGTTTGCGCTTAAGTACTATCGGGTACTCGGCATTAGCTTTGAGCTCGAGCGTGTTGAGTTGGCGCATCGAGTCGAATTGCGCGCCAGTGAAAGCATGCCGCTAGGCGACCTCAACCGGTTTGCCGCAGAAGGGTTGTTTGCCAGCTTGTTCACCATTGCCGGCTTTCTGGTGGGTGAACAGTTACGTGATGTTGAGGTGGGTTTTACCTATGCCGAGCCTGATTATGCCGATCGCTATGAGCAGGTGTTTGGTGTGGCTGCAAAGTTTGAGCAGCCGTACCTCTACCTGAGCATACCTAAGCTGTATCTGGAAAAGCCGATGGCGCTGGCTAATCCCGCTACGGTGCAGATGTGTGAGCAGCAATGTGAAGCACTACTTTCAACCTTGGATATTCAGGATGGGCTGCTAATCCGTGTGCGCCGTTTGTTGCTCGCGCGCCCTGGCGATTTTCCAGATCTGGCGAGTGCTGCTAAAGCATTACATACCAGTGGCCGAACTCTGCGTCGGCACCTCTCCAGTATGGGGACCAGTTACCAAGAAGTGCTTGATGATGTGCGCCGCAGCTTGGCGCTGCAGTACCTGACGACTACACATTTGCCACTGTATGAAATCGCCTATCTTTTGGGCTTCAATGACCCGTCTAATTTTCGTCGGGCGTTTAAAAAATGGACCGGCAGACCACCTAGTGCGTATCGCTAG
- a CDS encoding metal-dependent hydrolase, producing the protein MVSTTPAGLKIRPRHMDFDFPNPLPRHWHSGDAFKSHLFDSMSVLFPDGERFFIDSVRKFRDQISDPELSEQIRGFIGQEGHHSREHLVYSDRLRDLGYDITRMENRAKKRIQYTQKKFSAKRQLAATAAMEHITAIMADGLLRNELQMQGAHPMMRQLWRWHALEETEHKAVAFDVYNQICGDRKILHRAMRMGTFFFIKDTFLGLAHMLKQDGLLWNWRVWRDGLRWMWGKEGVFRPMIKTYKDFFKEDFHPWQHNNIELLYAVRVEFDETQEPAAA; encoded by the coding sequence ATGGTCAGTACTACGCCTGCGGGATTAAAAATTCGCCCAAGACACATGGATTTCGACTTTCCCAATCCCTTGCCTCGGCATTGGCATAGCGGCGACGCCTTCAAGAGCCATCTGTTTGACTCCATGTCAGTGTTGTTCCCTGATGGAGAGCGTTTCTTCATCGATTCGGTGCGTAAATTTCGCGACCAGATAAGTGACCCTGAACTGTCTGAGCAAATACGCGGTTTCATAGGCCAGGAAGGTCACCACAGTCGCGAGCATTTGGTTTACAGCGACCGTCTGAGGGACTTGGGCTACGATATTACGCGAATGGAAAATCGCGCGAAAAAACGCATCCAATACACGCAAAAAAAATTCTCTGCAAAGCGCCAATTAGCTGCGACCGCCGCCATGGAACACATCACCGCGATCATGGCTGATGGCCTTCTACGCAATGAACTCCAGATGCAAGGTGCGCACCCAATGATGCGCCAATTGTGGCGCTGGCATGCCTTGGAAGAAACCGAACACAAGGCGGTGGCTTTCGATGTTTATAACCAAATTTGCGGCGATAGAAAGATTCTCCATCGAGCAATGCGTATGGGTACCTTCTTTTTCATCAAGGACACATTTCTCGGATTGGCGCACATGCTTAAACAAGATGGCTTGCTGTGGAACTGGCGGGTGTGGCGCGATGGCCTGCGCTGGATGTGGGGTAAAGAAGGTGTATTTCGACCCATGATCAAAACCTACAAAGACTTCTTCAAAGAAGATTTTCATCCATGGCAGCACAACAATATTGAGCTGCTTTATGCCGTTCGCGTTGAGTTCGACGAGACACAAGAACCCGCTGCTGCGTGA